GGAATCCGTACGTCGGATATCCGCAATTCAGAATTCGTCTCCCAGACAAAGTCCTCATTAATCTCTATATATCCGGTAACCGTTTTGGTTCGTGCCTGATTGAGTGCGTCCAGCAATGTGTATGTAACGCTGTATTTGCCAGGATTGAAACCCTTTTCGATGAGGACGGTGTAGGTGATTTTCCCATCTTTGATGGTAAGCGACGGGTTGTCTTCCGAATTTTCCCCGAGCAGCTCAATCCCTTTGGGCAAATCTATTTTTTTTACTGTGTAATTATTTAGTTCTGACTTAAAAGCGGCAGTGATATCGCGTATCGTGCCGTTTTTGTCACGATAAATGCCTTCGCTGCCGCTGCCGCTACGTCCAATGGAATGACGAACTTGCAATAAATTTTCATTATCGACGGCTTTTATCATAGGCTTGCCGATAAGCATCACGGAGCTGCAGGCAATTGCCAAGCCTAAGGCGGTCAGTTTGGTAAAAAATGCACCTTTTTTCATATCAGTTCCTCATTTTAAGCATCAAGTGCTGCTAAAACTTTACCTTTCTCTTCTATTTTTACAATGTTGCCGTCTGAAACGGTAACAACTATATCCGCTGCTTTAGCCAGGCCGGGGTCATGGGTAACCAAAATCAATGTCTGATTGTTTTCTCGGACACAGTTTAAAATAAGCTGTAAAACGTCTTCAGTCGTATGGCTGTCCAAGTTTCCAGTTGGTTCGTCAGCAAATATTATCTTTGGCTCGGCTGTCAAAGCACGGGCTATGCCGACACGTTGCTGTTGTCCGCCCGACATTTGGGCCGGCTTACGTTTGGCCAGATTGCCTATTCCTACTTTGTCCAGAAAATGCATTGCCTTGCGGTTGCGTTCCGCCGTTGGGACGCCTTTAAAATTGAGTGGCATGGCCGCATTTTCCAAGGCCGTCAAGGTAGGCAACAAGTTGTACGCCTGAAAAATAAAGCCGATATTTCGTTGCCTGAAATAGGTAACATCGCGCTCAGATAGGTTCTCAATCGAAATTTTGCCGAACTTAATCGTGCCGCGAGTTGGTTTTTCAAGGCCGGCCAACATGTTCAGGAAAGTCGATTTCCCCGAACCTGATCGGCCGAGTATGCAGACTACTTCCCCTTTATAGATATCCAAGCTAACGTCGTCCAACGCAATCACCCGTTCTTCACCCATTCGATATACTTTGCGCAAATTGCGCACTTGAATTATCGGCGTTCTGTCCGGGTGGCGGTTGATTGCCGCTTGATATACCGGGATAAACGCCGGATTACGATGCAACGGTAGCTTAGGAGTTTCAGATTTTGGCAATGATCTATTCTTTTTCATGCGAACCTCCTTGTAATATATTAGCAAAGCAAAAAAAATAATTCATTCACATTTCCGGCAAAAACATTAAATCATCTTCAGTCGTATCAGCCATTCTTATTGATTATGTCAATACTTTTCTCGTAGAGCACATGGCTTTTGTATTAATTTTGTAAATATGCATCTACCTCGTATAAAAATAAAAAATGGCCCAGGCATATAGCCGGAGCCATCTTCAAATTCACATACCAGCGCAAAATGTACTTGCTTTAGGCTAAGAAAATTAGACTTAGTATAAACACACTCATTAAAGCGACAATTGATTGACAAACACTGGCAATCGGAATTGATTTGTAGGCAGTAGACGAATTCATTTTTGATGTAGTAACGACTACCCAGAAGAAATCATCATTTCCATGGAAAACCATTAGGCCACCTGCTGCACAAGCCAACATGGCAATAACTCTGCCCATGGGAGAAGCAAATCCTAAAACTTCCATCAGAGGAGCAGTCATTGTCGCCGCTGTAACCATTGCTATCGTAGCAGATCCAACGCATGTACGGAAGATAAAACCAATCAAGAACGGGGCAAGAATTCCTATTGTCAAACCTGAAAATGTTGTTGTTAAAATCCCTTGCATTGAAGAAGCCTTCAGAACAGCGCCGAATGCACCGCCGGCGCCAACGATCAAAACAATCTGTCCGGCTGTTTTTAAAGAGTCTGCAATCACGCCGTCAAAGCTCCACGCAGTCTTATCCTCCGGATGAATCCGCACATATGTGAGTGAGGCCAGCAGCAGACCGATCAACAAAGCAACAACAGGGGTGCCGACTACATCGAATACACTCATTAAAACCCCACTTAACTTGATCATATCACCAATAGTTTTAATCAACATTAATAATATCGGCATTAATATGGGCAAAAATGCTTCCATAGCCCCCGGTAACTTAGCATTTGTTTTAATAATTTCTTTACTAAGTTCAGCCGTTTCTTCATCCGGAATATAATAATATTTCTTACCGAAATAAATTGAAAGATAATATCCTACAAGTGTGACCGGGATAGAGACCAGCATGCCTAACAAAATAACTAAACCTAGATCGGCATTTAGTATACCTGCAACAGCTAAGGGGCCTGGCGTTGGTGGAACAAACATATGCGTTGCATGTAAACCCATGGCCATAGCTATAGCCATCGTTGTCATCGAAATTTTAGTGTCTTTTGACAATTTTTTTGCGATTGGACTTAACAAAACAAAAGCTGAATCGCAAAACACCGGAATCGAAACAAAATATCCGGTAATAGCTAAGCCTAAGGCGGCATGTTTCGGACCCGTAATTTTCAAGATTACTTCGGCCATTTTTTCTGCCGCACCTGACTTTTCCAGCAACGCACCGGTCACTGTTCCGAGTGCAATAACAAGCCCTATATCAGCTACGGTCCCTCCCATTCCGTTTGTAAAAGCCTTAATGAGATCTTGAAAAGCCATGCCTGAAACAATCGCAAATGTTGCGCTGGTGGCAATCAGTGAAAAGAAAGGGTGAATTTTAAATTTTACTGTAAGTAAAACCAGAACAGCTACAGATAAAATAAGACCTGCTATAACCATAGTAGTACCCATGTTTTCGCTCCTTTTAGTAACTAAATTTTTTAATTAATCAATCAAATAACTTTATTCAAATATTCCTTCCAAGCATCTTCCGGAACCAAACTGCCTCCTGTAGCCCATACAATCTGGGTGCCTTGTTGCAATTTTTCTGTCAGGCCATGAAGTTTGCAATAAGATTTACCTTCCGAAGTTCCCATTAATTTCAGCGGGCCATTAAATGCTGCACAGCTTGAAGGTTCAATCAAAATGTTCTCATTTGTATACAACAGCCTTAAGAAATCATACAATTTTCCGTCTTCTACGGTTATATCGCCGGAAACCAAAGTAGAGTCGATACGCGTAACGAAGCCCGAAGGGCTGGCACATGCTAAGCCGTCAGCTTCTGTAATTCCCTCAATGCCGAAATCATGCACATTGACTTTTTCTCTTAAACCTGTAGCTATTCCTAATAGGCATGAAGGACAAAGGGTCGGCTCTGCCCAGAATACGTGTACATTATCTTTAAATAATCTCTTAAGTCCGTAGGTAACGCCTCCAGGGGCTCCACCTACGCCACAAGGGATATAAACTATTAAAGGATGATTATTATCGACAACAATTCCTTGTTCATCCAGTTGCTGCTTCAATCTTGAAGCGGCAACTGCGTATCCTAAAAACAAATTAACTGATTTTTCATCATCAACAAAATAGCTGTTGGGATCTAAATCGGACAGTTTCCTTCCTTCTTTAACTGCTTTAGAATAATCGTCAATATATTCAATAACTTCAACGCCTTTGCTGCGTAACAAATCTTTTTTCCATTGTCTGGCATCTGCAGACATATGAACCTTAACTTTAAAGCCCAGTGCTGCACTGCTAATTCCTATTGACATGCCCAAATTTCCGGTCGAGCCTACTTGAACTGTATAATGACTGAAGAACTTTTTCATTTCAGGCTCAGCTAATTTAGCATAATTGTCAGTTATTTTTAATTTTCCCGATTTAATTGCCAAATCTTCCGCATGTTTAAGAACTTCGTAAATTCCACCTCTGGCTTTGATAGAACCTGCCACCTGTAAATGACTATCCATTTTTAACATAAAACGTCCCGGGATATCCACTTTATAATTCTCGCTTAAAGCTTTTTTCATTTTTGAAATTTGTTTTAACGGAGATTCAATTATTCCTTTTGTTGTCTCAGTTTCCGGAAAACATTTTTCAATAAACGGGGCAAATCGTACCAATCTAGCAGCAGCATCAGCAATATCTGAATCTGACACAATCAATTCACAGATAGGATTACTTTGTTCAAAAGGTAAGTAGTTATCATTTATCCATAACACTTCTTTTTGCTCTGCAACAGACTGCAGAATTGGTTTTTCTTGCATCATTTTTTGGGCATAACTTTTAATCGGCATGTTTCTCTCCTTGTTATTATTCATCGAATTCCACCGTTCTTGCGGAAATAGTGGATGGAAAAATTTTTCTTACACCTAATCATTGCACGAAAATCATAGTTTCGCCTACAATGCCTAGTCTAGGTCTTTATTTTACATTCCGTATAATAATTCCTGTTTCCATCAGGTGGTCGAGGACGATAGTCAAATATCATCTTGCAAGAATATTATCACCTATCTTGTTTATTGTAAATATATATCCAGGTTATTTCGTAGTTATTTTGTGCAATTTATACAATTTTTGTGGTAATTAGTCTATATAATTGGAATCCTTCTTGCCAGCACCGTCTGCTTTTTAAAGGGATTTATTCACAGATTATAGATTTGTACTTTGACTAAATCTCAAAAAGGTGGCTTTAAATTTTAAAAGCCACCCCTTCATCATAACTACAGTTACAAGTCTTTTGTTGTCTGCTTACTTTGCCATCGAACTCAGCTTGGCGGCAAAGTCCGTTTCCGACCAAACCGGGATCCCTAGTTCTTTGGCCTTGGCGAGTTTCCCACCCGCTTTTTCGCCGGCAATCACCGCGAAAATTTTGCTCGAAACGGTGTTAGCAACTGTACCGCCACGTGCTTCGATAAGTTGTTTGACTTCACTGCGCTTATAATTTTCCAACGTCCCAGTTACAGCAAAAATTTTGCCCTGCCATACCCCGTTTTCCTCGATCAGTGGCGGTGACGCCGGCTTAACCCCAAGCTCTTGCCAAGCTTGCAAAAGTGCCACAGTGGTCGGACGTTTAAAGAAATCAATGATACTCTGTGCCGCAGTTTGGCCTATAGTTTCGACACTAAGCAAAGTTTCTATATCGGCAGCAGCCAAGGCTGATAACCCACCTTTTCTGAACGCTACCGCCAGTTTTTTTGCCGCCACTACGCCGACATAATCGATTCCCAAAGCAACTATGAAACGATCCAGCGGCTTCACTTTAGCTTTTTCAATTTCGTTCAATAAGTTATCTACGGACTTTTGCTGAAAACCGGGCAAATTGAGCATCTCCGGGCGGTAAGCGGCCAAGCGGAAAATATCACTGAGTTCATTGATAAGGCCAGCTTCCTGTAAACGTGCCAGCACCGCCGGTCCCAAATCGGCAATGTCCAAGGCATCCTTAGCCACCATGTGCAGCAAGCGGCGGAAAACCTGAGCCGGACAGCTCAAATTGCCACAGCGCAAGTCAACCTCATTTTCTTTGCGGCGAATCAATTTTTCACCGCACACGGGGCATTTGTCAGGCATAACAAAGGGTTTGGCCTTCAGCGGACGCCGATCCAAAACAACTTTTTGTATCGCCGGAATAACGTCGCCAGCTTTGGCAATAAGCACCGTATCACCGACGCGTATGTCCTTGGCTTTGATGTAATCGGCATTGTGTAGGGTCGCGCTGCTGACACAGCTTCCGTCAACCATGACCGGCTCCAAGACCGCTAATGGCGTGATTTTGCCGGT
This is a stretch of genomic DNA from Mageeibacillus indolicus UPII9-5. It encodes these proteins:
- a CDS encoding ABC transporter ATP-binding protein, whose protein sequence is MKKNRSLPKSETPKLPLHRNPAFIPVYQAAINRHPDRTPIIQVRNLRKVYRMGEERVIALDDVSLDIYKGEVVCILGRSGSGKSTFLNMLAGLEKPTRGTIKFGKISIENLSERDVTYFRQRNIGFIFQAYNLLPTLTALENAAMPLNFKGVPTAERNRKAMHFLDKVGIGNLAKRKPAQMSGGQQQRVGIARALTAEPKIIFADEPTGNLDSHTTEDVLQLILNCVRENNQTLILVTHDPGLAKAADIVVTVSDGNIVKIEEKGKVLAALDA
- a CDS encoding GntP family permease; amino-acid sequence: MGTTMVIAGLILSVAVLVLLTVKFKIHPFFSLIATSATFAIVSGMAFQDLIKAFTNGMGGTVADIGLVIALGTVTGALLEKSGAAEKMAEVILKITGPKHAALGLAITGYFVSIPVFCDSAFVLLSPIAKKLSKDTKISMTTMAIAMAMGLHATHMFVPPTPGPLAVAGILNADLGLVILLGMLVSIPVTLVGYYLSIYFGKKYYYIPDEETAELSKEIIKTNAKLPGAMEAFLPILMPILLMLIKTIGDMIKLSGVLMSVFDVVGTPVVALLIGLLLASLTYVRIHPEDKTAWSFDGVIADSLKTAGQIVLIVGAGGAFGAVLKASSMQGILTTTFSGLTIGILAPFLIGFIFRTCVGSATIAMVTAATMTAPLMEVLGFASPMGRVIAMLACAAGGLMVFHGNDDFFWVVVTTSKMNSSTAYKSIPIASVCQSIVALMSVFILSLIFLA
- the dsdA gene encoding D-serine ammonia-lyase; this encodes MNNNKERNMPIKSYAQKMMQEKPILQSVAEQKEVLWINDNYLPFEQSNPICELIVSDSDIADAAARLVRFAPFIEKCFPETETTKGIIESPLKQISKMKKALSENYKVDIPGRFMLKMDSHLQVAGSIKARGGIYEVLKHAEDLAIKSGKLKITDNYAKLAEPEMKKFFSHYTVQVGSTGNLGMSIGISSAALGFKVKVHMSADARQWKKDLLRSKGVEVIEYIDDYSKAVKEGRKLSDLDPNSYFVDDEKSVNLFLGYAVAASRLKQQLDEQGIVVDNNHPLIVYIPCGVGGAPGGVTYGLKRLFKDNVHVFWAEPTLCPSCLLGIATGLREKVNVHDFGIEGITEADGLACASPSGFVTRIDSTLVSGDITVEDGKLYDFLRLLYTNENILIEPSSCAAFNGPLKLMGTSEGKSYCKLHGLTEKLQQGTQIVWATGGSLVPEDAWKEYLNKVI